The Bosea sp. AS-1 region GCGCGCAGATCGTCGGCACGATCTCGATATCGGGCCTCGCCTCGAAAACCGCGAGCGCGCCGCCGAGCTCCTGGTTCTTGCCGCGTTGCCCGTAGAGGCCCTCGCCATGATGAATCAGGAAGTTCTCGTAATGCGACGGCAGCGGATTGAAGGAGGAGATCTCCTGCTTGCAGTCGGCGATCAGGATGCGCTTCATCGGGCGGCTCCGGCGGGTCAGAATTTCAGGCGGGGGTCGAGCACGTCGCGCAGGCCGTCGCCGAGAAGGTTGAGGCCGAGCACGCAGGTGATGATCGCGAGGCCCGGGAACACCGTGATCCATGGGGCTTCGCGCATGAAGTCGCGCCCTTGCGCGATGATCGAGCCAAAGGAGGCGGCAGGCGGCGGCGGGCCGGCTCCGACGAAGGAGAGCGCAGCCTCCGCCAGAACCGCGATGGCGAAGACATAGGTCAGGCGCACGATCAGCGGGCCAGCGGCGTTGCGCAGCACATGCTTGAACAGGATGGTCATCTCGCCGACGCCGATCGAACGCGCGGCGGAGACGTATTCCTGTTCCTTTTCCAGCAACACCGAGGCGCGCACGATACGGGCCGTATGCGGCGTCGTGGCGATGGCGAGCGCGATCACGACATTGGTCAGCGAGGCGCCGAGCACCGCCGAGACGACCATGGCAAGCACGATCGAAGGGAACGCCATCAGCGCGTCCATGATCCGCATGATCGGCTGGTCGAGATGATAGAAAAAGCCAGCGATCGCACCGCTCAACGTGCCCGCAATGCCGGCGAGGACCACGGTGAAGGCCCCAATGGCAAGCGAGATCCGCGCGCCGATCATCACGCGCGAAAGGATGTCGCGGCCGAAATGGTCCGTGCCGAACCAGTGAACGGCATCCGGCGGGACGAGGCGAGCGCGGACATTGCTGCGCAGCGGATCGAAAGGCGTCAGCCAATCGGCGAAGAGCGCGACCGCCACCATGGCGAGCACCAGCACGGCCCCGATCACGAAGGAGCGGTTGCGTAACAGGCGGCGCCAGACGGCGCGGCCGACGAGTGGCGTCGCAGCCGTCATGCCAGCCTCACGCGCGGATCGACGACGGCATAGAGGATGTCGACCACGAGATTGATCGCGAGATAGACGACGGCGAGGAAGAGCAAGCCACCCTGCAACACTGGAAAATCGCGCGAGGCTATGGCGCCGACGATGAGGCGCCCCACGCCGGGGATCGAGAAGACCTGTTCGACGATGACGGCGCCACCGAGCAGGGCACCGGAAACGATGCCGATGACGGTGAGGATAGGGATCATCGCGTTCGGCAGTGCGTGCCGCAGCACGACACGCAGCTTCGCCAACCCCTTGGCATCGGCCGTACGGACATAATCCTGCCCGAGCGCATCCAGCATCGAGGCACGGGCCATGCGGGCGATGAAGCCAACCTGGACAAGCCCCAGCGTCAACGCCGGCAGGACCATGCAGCGCAGCCAGCCAGCCGGCGATTCCAGGAAGGGTGTGTAGCCTCCGCTCGGCAGCCAGCCGAGCGAAACCGCGAAGACGAGGACCATGACGAGGCCGAGCCAGAAGTCCGGAACCGAGAGCCCGAGCAGGGCCGCCGTCATCACCGCCTGGTCGGGCCAGCGGTTGTGGTTGACCGCGGCCACGATTCCCGCCGCGACGCCGAAAAGCACGGCAAAGGCGAGCGCCAGCGCCGCCAGCGAGAGCGTGACAGGCAGGCGCTCGACCAGAGCCGCGCTGACCGAGCGGTTCAGCAGGATCGACTGACCGAGATCACCGCTGAGGATGCGCCCGTACCAGCCCAGCATCTGCTGCGGCAGCGAGAGATCGAGCCCGAGCGCACTGCGCAGCGTGGCGACCTGCTCCGGCGTCGCCGAGGCATCGAGAAAGGCTGCCGCCGGATCGCCAGGCACGAGCCAGATCAGGGCGAAGGACATCAGCGAAACCAGCGCGAGCACGATCAAGGCGCCCGCGAGCCGGCGGATCAGGAAACCTCCCATCCCGCTCCTCATCAGCAGATAATGATGGCGGCCGGTGCCGCCGCTCCCCCGCGGAAACATCCGCGGGCGCGGTTCAGCGAGGCGTGCTCAAGGCTCCAGCCAGACGCCCCACATGCGTGGGATGCGATAAGGCTTGAAGTTCTTGAGCTTCGCCGTCGAGGCCTGGAAGATCCCGTAATTGCCCGCCTTCATCGCGACAGCGGCATCGTACATGTGCTTCTGGAAGGCGTCGTAGAGCGCCTTGCGCTTGCCCTCGTCCATCTCGGCGTTGAAGGCGGCTGCAATGCGGTCGATCTCGGGATCCTTCGCCTGCTGCGAGAGGCCATTCACCCAGGGCGCCATCACCGATCCGGGCCCTTCATAGGGCTCGATGCCGAAGCCGTGCGTCCAGAACGTCCAACCTGTCGGCGTGAAGCCGATCTTCGAGACCGTCGGCCAATCGGAGACCGCGATATCGACGTCGATGCCGATCTGCTTGAGGCGCTCCTGCACCACCGTCGCGGTGTCGACATTGGGCCTCAGATTGTCGACGATGAAGGTGACCTTGCCGCCCTTGTAGGAGGACTTCGCAAGAAGTTCCTTGGCGAGCTTGAGGTCGGCCTTGTTGTATTTGTCGCTGCCAACCGTCGAGTAGAAGGCGGAGCCGGGATAGAGCCAGCTCGGATCCATCTGGTAGATATCGGCATAGGAGATCGCCATGATCTCCTCCATGTCCAGCGCGGCCTGGACGGCGAGCCGGAAGTTCACGTCGTTGGCCGGGGCCTGAGCCTGGTTGAACTTGATCACCTGCAGGCCGAACGGCATCACCTTGTGGATGGTGAAGCGGGAGTCGCTGGCGAGGCGTTTCGCCGTCGGTCCGTCGACAGTCTCGTTGAACTGGATCTGCCCGGCTTCGAGCGCAGCGTTGCGGGCGCCGGCTTCCGGCATGAAGCGGAAGGTCACGGTATCGATGAAGGCTTCCTTCTTGCCGGCGAAGCCGTCGCGGCCTGTCCCTTTAGGGTTCGGCGAATAGCCGTCATAGCGTGTCAGCTTGACGTGGCTGTCCGGCTTGTACTCAACGAACTTGTAAGGGCCGGTGCCGATGATCTCGATCTTGCCGGCTTCCTTGGCAGCCTCGCTCGCGGGATAGATCGCAATCGGCGCGCGCGGTGACGAGAGGTTGTCGAGGAAAGTCGATTGCGGCTGTTTCAGCGTGACCGTGACCTCGTGGTCGCCGGTCGCCTTGATCGTGTCGATGGCGGCGACGAGCGCGGGCGAGGCGCCGATCTTGCGATAGCGTTCGAGCGAGGCGACGACGTCGCCGGCATCGAGCTTCTTGCCGTTGTGGAAGGTCACGTCCTTGCGGATCGGGAAGACATAGGTCTTGCCGTCCGGCGAGATCGTTACGCCCTCGGCCAGCTCGGGCACCGGTTTGGCGTTCTCGTCGCGGGCGTAGAGCGTCTCGAAGATGTGCAGGGTGATATTGCGCGCCGCCTGTGCCGAAGTGATCTGCGCGTCGAGTGAAGGCGGCGCCTGGCTGATGCCGATGACGATGTCGCCGCCCTTGCGCTGCGCCAGCGCGTCGGGCGCTCCTCCCAACATGAGGGCGACCGCCAATGCGGCGCCGAGGATGTTGTGCTTTGCCATATTTTTCTCCCCTCAGGATTGATGGTCAGGCACGTGGTGATTCAAGCATGACTGCGGTCAGGCGGCCGCGCGCTGCGCGTCGTAATCCTCCATGAGCACGGCGACCGCATCGCCGCGCTGCACGCGGCCGGGCCCGGCCGACATCCAGAGCACGCCGTCGCGGCGATAGCGCACCTCAAGCGGCTCCCGATCGATGTCCTCGACGAAGTGCAGGTAGCCCGCGAGATCGCCGGCGCGGCAGAGATCGCCCACGACGTTGCGCGGCTCGAATAGACCGCCGGCCGGCGCGAAGGAATAGCCAGCGGCATCGCGCACCATCATGTGGCGCGTGCCGGGCGAACCATCGCGCTGGCGCGTATCGGGCTGCCCTTCCGTCAGGCCGAAATGCTTGAGGATGTTGGTCAGCGCCCTGTCGGCGATGCGCACGCCCTCGACATTGACCCGCCCCCAGCCGCCGAGCTCGGTGCCGAGCGAGAGTATGCCGCGCCGCTCGACCGAGGAGGTCAGGGTCGCCCCCTCGTCGACGCCCCAGAACACGACATTATAGGGCGCGCCGAACGCCGCCGCCGCCGCCATGGTGCGCTCACGCAGCTTGGGATCGGCGACATAATGCATGTTGGTCGAGAGCGCCGAGTCGCCGGAATGACCGGCCGTGTGAAGATCGACGGAGACATCGACCAGCGGCAGCACCACCGTATCGACGAAGTGCGCGAGCATCTCGGAGAAGGTGCCGCGAGGATTGCCAGGGAAGCAGCGGTTCATGTCGCGGTTGTCGACCGGCGAGAGCCGCGTGTCGTTCAGTACGGCCGGCATGTTGAGCGCCGGGATCATGATGACGCGGCCCTGGAGCTTTGCGGGATCGAGGCTGCGGGCGAGGCGCGAGACGGCGATCTGGCCCTCGTATTCATCACCATGGACGCCGCCGGTGAACAGGATGGTCGGGCCGGAGCCGTTCTTCACGCTGACGATGGGGATCTCGATCACGCCCCAGCCGGAGGTGTTGCGGGAGAGCGGCGCGCGCAGATACCCGGCCTGCCGCCCCGGCGCCTCAAAATCGATTTCGCAGCGGACCCGGCTCTCGGACGTCATGTTGAACCCCCTCCTTGCTCTTGTTTTCGTATGATTGTATACGATTATACGAGTGTCAAGCGAACAGCAGAGAACAGGAATGACGGAGACGGACGAGCGCATCAGGAGGGCCGGGGCAGCGGTGCAGAGTCGCGCGTCGAACCCGACTCCGGATTGGCAGCCGCTCCAACCGCAAACTCTGGTCGATCACGCGATCGAGGCGATCATCGCCGGCGCTGCAGCCGGGCTGATCCTGCCCGGCGACCGGATCGTCGAGGTCGATCTCGCCCGCAAGCTCGGCGTCAGCCGCGTGCCGGTGCGCGAGGCGCTGCGCCTTCTGGAAAGCCAGGGCGTGGTGATCAGCGAGCCCTATAAGGGCATCCGCTTGCGCCCGGTGACGAATGAGCGCGTCTCCGATCTGATCGAGGCCCGGATCGCGCTGGAAGCCAGCGCGACAGCGCGCGCTGTCGCCGCCGGCCACAACCGCGGGCACCATCTCGACGAGTTGCGCGCCGCCGTTGCCGAGATGGAGCTGATGGCCGCACGCGGCAGCGCCTATGGCGTCGCGGTCGCCGATACGCGTTTCCACCGCGCGCTCTGCCGCCTCGGCGGCAACAGCGTCACCTTCGACCTGTGGGAGACGCTGGCGCCGCAATGCACGATCATCTTCGGCCTCGCCACCTTCGGCAAGCCGATGGCCGGCGTGGTCGAGGAACATGTCGACCTGCTCGCAGCCTTCGAGGCCGGCGACATCGCGGTGATCACGCGCACGCTCGACGAGCACATCACCGTCATGAACCACGCGATGGATTATGAAGCCATCGTCGCACAGCGCCGCAAGGAAAGGGACGCCAAGTGAACGATCAGGCTGTGAACGACCAGACCCTCCAGACGCGCGCAGCCGCACGGCCGGCGGGGCTCCCGCCCTTCCGGATCACCCGCATCGAGGCCGCTCCTCTCTTCGGCGAAAGCCCCAAGGGCGGATGGTCGGCCGAGATCCGGCCGGAGGATTCGATCCATGCGCTGATCGCCGTGCATACGGACCAGGGGCTGACGGGCTATGGCAGCGTCTTCACCGATGGCCGCCTCGTCCAGGCGGGCTTGAAGGTGCTGGAACCGCTGTTCGCCGGGGCAGATGCGCTCTCGCCCGATTTCGTCAGTGAGAAACTGCACCAGAACACCTTCTGGATGGGCCGCGGCGGCACGCTGACTCATACGATCAGCGGCATCGACATCGCGCTTTGGGATATTCTCGGCCAGGCGACGGGCCTCAGCGTCGGACGTCTGCTCGGCGGCCGCTATCGCGAGCGCGTGCAACCCTATTGCTCGCTCCTGATGGAAGAGCCGGATGCCATGCGCGACGTGGTTGCGAGCTATCGCGAAAAAGGTTTCAGCGCTTTCAAGATCGGCTGGGGTCCATTCGGACGCGCCCTCGACGTCAAGCTCGACGAGGCGATCGTGCGTGCTGCACGCGAGGCCGCCGGCGAACGTGCGAAGCTCTTCGTGGACGCCGGCGCGAGCGACGCGCTCTGGCCGCACGGGCTGAAATGGGCCAAGCGCACCGCCGAGATGCTGGCGGACTACGAGGTCGGCTGGTTCGAGGAGCCGGTCAGGCCGGATGCGATCGACGATTATCGCGAGTTGCGCCGTTCCTCCCCGGTGCCGATTGCCGGTTGCGAGGTGCTGACCCGGCGCCAGAATTTCATTCCCTGGCTGACCACCGGCGCGATCGACATCGTGCAGCCTGACGTCACCAAAGTCGGCGGCATCTCCGAGCAGCGCCGCATCGCCTGGATGGCCTATGATCTTGGCATCAAATATGTCGGCCATGGCTGGAACACGGCTCTTGGCCTCGCGGCCGACCTGCAGATGGCCTCGGCCTTCCCGGACGCCGACCTCGTCGAGTTCATCGGCGGCAGCCCCTATGTCGACGGCATCCTGTCGAAGCCCTTCGCGCTCGACGCAGAAGGCTGGCTAACGATCCCCAACCGGCCCGGGCTCGGCGTCGCGATCGACCGCGACAAGCTCGCCCGATACACCCCCGACGCGAGCGCCCTCTTCGCGTAAGGGCGATTGGAAGGCGTTCGGCCGGCATCCAACAGGAGCAGTAGCGCGAAAGCCGCCCGGCTCCGCCTGCGGCAAGCGCGCAATGCTGAGACAATCGATGCGGGCGAGACCTGCCACCGCCCGCATGCCGCCCAAGCAAGGGACGGCGCGGTGGAGATCGCGCCCGCATGGGTCTCAATCCGCCTGGCAGGCCGGTTTCCGGCACCGGCAAGAAGACCAGCCAAGGCCTACTCCAGGTGCTGGCACTTCTGCTGGCCGTCGCGTTGGCGGCCTGCACGAACCCCGCAAATCTGCCGTCCAACCTACCCCTGACGGATGCCGCCGATGTGGTCGAGGCCGCCGGATCGCTCCTGCGACCAGGCAGCACCGCAATCTTCGTGGCGCTCTCGGGAGGCGGGGCGCGCTCCGCAGCCTTCGGTTACGGCGTCCTTTCGGCGCTGGCTGAGCAGCGCGCGCCCGAAGGAGCCGGACGGACGCTCGCCGACGATATCACCGTCGCGGCAGGGGTTTCCGGCGGCGGCATTCTCGCGGCCTATCTGGCGCTTCATGGGCCGGCGGCCCTTCCGGGCTTCAAGCGGGACTATCTCGACCGGGATGCCGAAGCCTCGCTGCGCACAGCAATCACGCCGGTCAATCTGCTGCGCGGCTACCGCGGCGGCGTCAACGACCTCACCGGCCTCGCGTCCTGGCTCGACGAGCATCTCTATCATGGCGCGACACTCGGCGCGCTCGAGCGGGCAAAAGGACCACGATTGCTCCTCCACGCAACCGAGCTCTACAACCGCGCGCCCTTCTCCTTCGAACGCAGCAGCTTTCGCGCGATCTGCAGCGACTACCGCAGCTTCCCGTTGTCGCAGGCCGTCGCGGCCTCGGCCGCCGTACCCGTCATCTTTGCGCCCATCGTCCTGACGAACTTCCGCCCCGCCTGCCCCACGGCGACGGCCGTCGTCGACACGCCCGCGGAAAGGTCGACTCTCGCTGCTCAGCGACGAGAGACGCAAACGCGCTACGCAACGGCGCCGGATCTGCGCTATCTCAAGCTGCTCGACGGCGGCCTGGTCGACAATCTGGCCGTCCGGAATCTCGCGCGGTCGATGAGCGAGCCAGCTCCCGCCCCGTTGTCTCCCGCCAATGCGCTCAGGGTCCGACGCATCATCGTGATCGTGGCTGACGCCTCCCTCCGGACCGGCGGCGACATGTCGATCGCGATCGAGGGGCCGGAGGCCCCCGGCATCATCTCCGCGTCGATCGATGCGATGATCGACACTGCCAGCCGGACCAGCCTCGATCTGCTGGAACGGAATATCGGACACTGGCGTCAGCGCCTGATCCGCTGGCGTTGCGCCACAAGGCCGAAGCTGGATTGCGGGTGGCTCGCGGTCGATCTCATCAAGCTGTCGCTGGCCGACATCCATGATCCGGAAACGGCCAGCCGCATCCTGAAGCTACACAACAGGCTTTCCTTGAAGCCCGACGAAGTCGATTTCCTCGCCGGGCTGGGACGCCACCTGCTCATCGCGAATCCTCTGTACCGCAGGATCGTAGCCGTGCCCCGGCGCTGGGCGTCCGCATCCACATCCGGCCCGCAGCTCCGCCCCTAAGCCCCGGGCAATAACCGGCTATCGCGATGCAATGGCGAAGAAGTCGGGCGGCCCCATCTGACCGCCCTTGAGGACGATGTCGAGCCCATCGAGGCCTGGCAAGACGCTGTGGGCGCGACAAAGGGGAGCGCCCGCCACCATCGGCGCGCGATAGGACACCCCCCAGATGTCGAGCGCTTCGATGGCGAGGGTCGAGGTGTCGCCGCCCGCCACCAGCAACCGGGCGACATGCGTCTCCTCCATGATGCCTCGAAGCAGGCGACCCGTCGCCTCGGCAACCGCCCGCGGATAGCTCGGCGCGCCGGTCGGTTGTGCTGTGATGAGCATCACATTGCCGGCTGCGAGCAGCGCGATCGCCCGGCGGCGCAGGTCCCGCGCGTGGCTGGCTCCGTCCAGGAGAGCCGTCGGGCCGACCGCCAGCATCGGTGCTGCCGCGACCATCGCCAATACGCGCCGTGTCGCCTATGTCGGGCTCGACAACCGTGCGACGGGTCGCACCGCAGGCCAGCTCGTCGCGCGCTTCATCGGCAGGCGTCCGGCCAAGGTCGCGATGATCGCCGGCAGCCTGAGCTATCGCGCCCATGAAGAGCGCGAGATGGGCTTCCTCCACCTCTTCCATGAGCTCTTTCCCGCGATCGAGGTGGTCGGCCTGCGCGAGGGCCACGATGAAGAGGCACGCAATTACCGGCAGACGAAGATGCTGCTGGCACAGCACCCCGACCTCGCAGGGATCTACAATATCGGCGGCGGGCCGGAAGGCATCGCGCGGGCGCTGAAGGAGGCCGGGCGGCAGGACGAGGTGGTCTTCGTCGGGCATGGCCTGACGCCGGAAACGCGCGCCCTGCTGATCGACGGCGTCATGGACGTGGTGATCAACCAGGACCCGCAGGCGGCGCTGATGGACTGCGTCTCGATCTTCGCGAATATCAGGACCGGCCGCCCGCCCCTGGAGGGAACGGCACGACCGAATATCGAGATCGTGCTGCGCGAAAACCTGCCCTAGTAGCGGTTGCGCTGGGTCGCATCGCGGATCGCCGTCAATCCGGACAAGGCTTCGGAGGACTTGTTCGCCTTGTAGAGCGCCTCGAACACCTGGCTGGCGTCATCGTAGCGCCCGAGATTGAAATAGGCCCAGCCGCGCATCAGCATCAGATCCGTAGTCTCGGGAGCGTAGCGCGCCCGAGCCGACAAGGTGATCAACGCGCTGTTGTAGTCCTTGGCGTCATATTGGGCGTAGAAGCGTTCGGACAGGAGAAGAGCTGAAAGTTCGCCGCGCCGCGCAGGCGGAAGGTTTGCGCTGCTGGCCGCGACATCGGCCTCGCTGGTCAGGCCCTGTTGGATCTTGGCGTAGGTCAGGCCGGCGGCCGCGTCAGCAGCGATCTGCGCGTTACCACTCCGCCGCGCCGCCTCGAACGCCTGCGCCGCCGCCACCGGGCGCTTGAGATCGAGCAGGCACCAGCCACGCTGCAAGGCCGCCGCCCCGGAGTTTCCGGCCCCGCAGCCACCACCTCGCGGACGCGGAGCGGCAGAGCGCCTCGGCGCCTCCGCCACGACCGCAGCTTCGTTCGTGGCGACACCGGGACGGCTGGTGCGCTCGACCGGCACTGCCCTGCGCGCGACGGGCTCCTCGACGGGTTCGATGCGCTGAACGGTGCGTGTCTCCGCCGCCCGGTCGGCTGGCGCAGCCCGGCGCTCGCGCCGGGGATTGAGAACCTCCGCGATGCGCTGCGAACGGCTTCCCCATTCGGCGACGAGCGCGCGCAGACCAGCCTGATCGCGCTGACGCTCGCGCACGAGGGCGAGCCCGTAAGCGGCAGCTTCGTAGCCGCGATCCCAGGACAAGGCCGTCTCGAACCAGGTCCCCGCCGGCGCGATCTGCCCGGCATTGTAGGCGTACCAGCCGAGCGCTCCCGCGCCGGGTGCGTATTTGTCGGTCCCCACCGTCTTGACGATGCGCTCGATCACGCTGCGGTCGAGGCGCGGGGGCGGCTCCTGGGTGAGCAAGGCCGTAACGACATCGAGATAGGCCTTGCGGTTGGCGGCATCGGCCTCCAGCCACTGGGCTCCGAGCGCCTCCGCCTCCGCATACTTCTTGGTCGCCCCCAGTGCGAGCACGGCACCTTCGGCAGCCTTGGCGCCGCCCTTTCGCGCCAACGCAGTCTGGAACCAGGTCGCGGCCTTTGTGGGGTCGTTGTGATGGAGCGTGTAGAAGCCGAGCAGGATGGCGTCGTCCGGCGTTGTCGCGGCATTGGCCAGCGCCTCGATTCGCTGGATTTCATCAGCTGTCGCGGTCTGGCTTGGGTCATCGGCAGCCTTGCCGATATGACGTCGCGCAAGCTCGTCGCGGACGCTGGCGAACTCGTTCTGCCGTTCCTGGGACAGCAGGGCCCCAACGAGGCTCTCCGGCAGGGTCGCCAGCGCCTTCTGCATCGTGCCGACCCGCTCGACGGCATCGGTGCAGTTGGTCAGGACATAGGCGTAAGCATCGCGCGCCCGCTCAGGCTTGCCGGTCTGGACGAAAGCCTCGGCCACACGCCAGAGCGCATCGACGCTGGCGCAGGTCAGCATGGCCGGCGTCTCGGTGCCGAGACGAATCACCTGCTCCCATTGCCGGGCGTTGGAGGCGTTGACGAGACGCTGGCGCGCCTCGACCCTATCGAGTTGCGCCACCAGATCGGCGGGAGCACGCCAGTTCGGATCCGCACTGCCGCGCTGCGCGATCGCGGCGCGAACCTCACCATATTTCCCCTCGGCGAAGAGCTTCCACATCCGTTCGAGTTCCGGATCGCCCGTCTGGCCTTGCGAGGTCAGGTCGATCGGTGGCTTCCACTCGGGATAGAGCGCCCGGAGCCTGGCGAGCTCGGCCTCGTAGCGACGGGTATCGCCCTGCGTCGCGAAATAGCGCAGGGCCGTCTCGTCGACCTTCTGCTGCGGCGCTTGCGGCGCGGCCGGGCGGCCCGGTGCACCAGGGGCCTGCGCCAGTTCAGTCGGCGATGGCACGGCGTCGGGAGACGTCTCCGCCCCCTGCCCCATGGGCTGCGGCTGGTTTTGCGCCAATGCCGGCTGGATCACCTGCTGCAAGGGCCCGGGCGATGCCGGCTCCTGGCCGTAGCGGCCCAGCGCATAGAAGACGGCCCCCGAAGCCGCGACTGCGATAAGGACCGATCTCACATGCATTTCGGATACCTCTCGCTCAGCATCGAGAGGGACAGGAGCTGCAGCGTCGACGGATAATAGGCGGTAGGCTGGAACGTCTTCAGCTCGGCCGGGAGCGGCGTGCCGTCGATCGCGCAGGCCATGGCCGCGGCCAGGATGCGATAACCGGCATCCAGCAGCGGCTCGACTGGTTTGCCGCTCTTCACATCGACAACCGCCACGCCAGTCGCCCAGGCCTGCCGGAAGGGTTCGAGGCGGATCTTGTCGGCCAACCCTGCGCGCAGCAGGTAGAGGGGGATACGGATCGCATTGTAGCTGAGCTGGGCCGGGAAACCTTCAGCCGGCCTGGGCTCGGCCTTGACCGAGAGCCAGTCCGGCGCCAGCGTCTTCCGCTTCGCCAACTCGTCGAGCAGCTTCAATCCGCTGGCCTGAGCCTGCATCCAGCGTTGGTCGCCAGTGAGCTTCGCCAGGGTCGGAAGGGCTTCGAACACCCAGTAGGACAGGTTGATCACCGGCCCATCGGGCCGGTCCTTCTCGGAGAAACCGATTGCAGCCGGCATCAGCCAGGTCTCGCCGACGCGCTGCAGGAGCGCGACCTTTGCGAGCGCCCGGGCGATCTGGCGGGCGGCGGCCGTGTAAGCCGGCATGTTCCAGCGCGCACCAGCGCAGGCCAAG contains the following coding sequences:
- a CDS encoding glycosyl hydrolase family 8, producing the protein MKRVVAMLAAAFLGLVPGARAAVPADAWNLYRQKFVTAEGRVVDDVNGGISHSESQGYGLLLACLAGDRATFASIFAFTRTELLIRDDGLAAWRWDPKASPHVTDVNNASDGDLLIAEALACAGARWNMPAYTAAARQIARALAKVALLQRVGETWLMPAAIGFSEKDRPDGPVINLSYWVFEALPTLAKLTGDQRWMQAQASGLKLLDELAKRKTLAPDWLSVKAEPRPAEGFPAQLSYNAIRIPLYLLRAGLADKIRLEPFRQAWATGVAVVDVKSGKPVEPLLDAGYRILAAAMACAIDGTPLPAELKTFQPTAYYPSTLQLLSLSMLSERYPKCM
- a CDS encoding tetratricopeptide repeat protein, whose product is MRSVLIAVAASGAVFYALGRYGQEPASPGPLQQVIQPALAQNQPQPMGQGAETSPDAVPSPTELAQAPGAPGRPAAPQAPQQKVDETALRYFATQGDTRRYEAELARLRALYPEWKPPIDLTSQGQTGDPELERMWKLFAEGKYGEVRAAIAQRGSADPNWRAPADLVAQLDRVEARQRLVNASNARQWEQVIRLGTETPAMLTCASVDALWRVAEAFVQTGKPERARDAYAYVLTNCTDAVERVGTMQKALATLPESLVGALLSQERQNEFASVRDELARRHIGKAADDPSQTATADEIQRIEALANAATTPDDAILLGFYTLHHNDPTKAATWFQTALARKGGAKAAEGAVLALGATKKYAEAEALGAQWLEADAANRKAYLDVVTALLTQEPPPRLDRSVIERIVKTVGTDKYAPGAGALGWYAYNAGQIAPAGTWFETALSWDRGYEAAAYGLALVRERQRDQAGLRALVAEWGSRSQRIAEVLNPRRERRAAPADRAAETRTVQRIEPVEEPVARRAVPVERTSRPGVATNEAAVVAEAPRRSAAPRPRGGGCGAGNSGAAALQRGWCLLDLKRPVAAAQAFEAARRSGNAQIAADAAAGLTYAKIQQGLTSEADVAASSANLPPARRGELSALLLSERFYAQYDAKDYNSALITLSARARYAPETTDLMLMRGWAYFNLGRYDDASQVFEALYKANKSSEALSGLTAIRDATQRNRY